In the Natronobacterium texcoconense genome, one interval contains:
- a CDS encoding winged helix-turn-helix domain-containing protein, giving the protein MAESERAARRARDDLLPEHSILSLEEYLEMQRSIGNETRFRVLNALLEGGSQSATELRDRLDIESNVLHYHLDELVDVGLVENRKRKEPDTDGLYSYYRATALGEGILEHGVRELMAREWDALEEY; this is encoded by the coding sequence ATGGCCGAGTCCGAACGTGCGGCACGGCGAGCCAGGGACGATCTGCTTCCCGAGCACAGCATCCTGAGCCTCGAGGAGTACCTCGAGATGCAACGCTCGATCGGCAACGAGACCCGGTTTCGCGTCCTCAACGCCCTGCTCGAGGGTGGCTCCCAGAGCGCGACCGAGCTACGGGATCGGCTCGATATCGAGTCGAACGTGCTCCACTACCATCTCGACGAACTCGTCGACGTGGGACTCGTCGAGAATCGCAAACGCAAAGAGCCCGACACAGACGGGCTCTACTCGTACTACCGGGCGACCGCACTCGGAGAGGGCATCCTCGAGCACGGCGTTCGCGAACTGATGGCCCGCGAGTGGGACGCGCTCGAGGAGTACTAG
- a CDS encoding NRAMP family divalent metal transporter: protein MATETCQEERTVGRIGGFVRRLGPTWLAGAIAAGPATMASLLVAGASFGYTLLWVVVLSAVLGTVGQYLAMRLGLLTEAGIVAVVEEHLGSFWAWVLVIDVVLAAGLAQLAIMLTLADVSATIVGTAGLGVAALSDPRFWGVTWAVILALGLAGGGYRVAEIGAKLLVSLVVLAFVASAFVVPIEPAAAAGGLVPEIPGVGGAVVAAGVLGGAVHITLLTMQSYTMRARGWTDDDSDIATFDVVSSMLVAFGVFSLAVFLVAASVLPGVVADPSAIDEIQAAEALGPIAGDHAMWLFLFGLWGAAVSTLGGNTIVPPYLLADKLGWEQSVEDSRYRAALVVVALASAAGAFLGGDFLQILVLVLAFGLVGTPFALAVILYLLNDPDVVPETNSWLANVGGGVLFAIATVLAGEFVLEELEGATAGDPISAFVIVFAVAMVLAIGGLLGKYVREN, encoded by the coding sequence ATGGCAACCGAGACGTGTCAGGAAGAGCGGACAGTTGGGCGAATCGGTGGATTCGTACGACGATTAGGACCGACCTGGCTCGCCGGAGCGATCGCGGCAGGGCCGGCGACGATGGCCAGTCTGCTGGTCGCAGGGGCGAGCTTCGGTTACACGTTGCTGTGGGTGGTCGTCCTCTCGGCGGTGCTCGGAACCGTCGGCCAGTATCTCGCCATGCGGCTCGGCTTGCTCACCGAGGCAGGTATCGTCGCGGTCGTCGAGGAACACCTCGGCTCGTTCTGGGCGTGGGTGCTCGTAATCGATGTCGTGCTCGCGGCGGGACTGGCCCAGCTCGCGATCATGCTGACGCTCGCGGACGTCAGCGCGACGATCGTCGGGACGGCAGGCCTGGGGGTCGCTGCGCTTTCCGATCCCCGGTTCTGGGGTGTGACGTGGGCAGTGATCCTCGCACTCGGGCTGGCCGGCGGTGGCTACCGGGTCGCCGAAATCGGTGCCAAGCTACTCGTCTCGCTGGTCGTCCTCGCGTTCGTCGCGTCTGCCTTCGTCGTCCCGATCGAACCGGCAGCTGCGGCAGGCGGACTCGTGCCCGAGATACCTGGCGTCGGCGGCGCGGTCGTCGCTGCCGGCGTCCTCGGCGGCGCGGTCCACATCACGCTGTTGACGATGCAGAGCTACACCATGCGCGCTCGCGGCTGGACCGACGACGACAGCGACATCGCGACCTTCGACGTCGTCAGTTCGATGCTCGTCGCCTTCGGCGTCTTCAGCCTCGCCGTCTTCCTCGTCGCGGCGAGCGTCCTCCCAGGAGTGGTCGCTGACCCCAGTGCAATCGACGAGATCCAGGCCGCCGAAGCACTCGGTCCGATCGCCGGCGACCACGCAATGTGGCTGTTCCTGTTCGGACTGTGGGGCGCGGCGGTCTCGACGCTCGGCGGGAACACGATCGTGCCACCCTATCTGCTCGCGGACAAGCTTGGCTGGGAGCAGTCCGTAGAGGACTCGCGCTATCGCGCCGCGTTGGTCGTCGTTGCGCTCGCCTCCGCAGCCGGCGCGTTCCTCGGCGGCGACTTCCTTCAGATTCTCGTACTCGTCCTCGCGTTCGGACTCGTGGGGACGCCGTTCGCACTGGCCGTGATCCTCTACCTGCTGAACGATCCCGACGTAGTCCCCGAAACGAACTCGTGGCTTGCGAACGTCGGTGGCGGCGTCCTCTTCGCAATCGCGACCGTACTGGCCGGCGAGTTCGTCCTCGAGGAACTCGAGGGCGCAACTGCTGGCGATCCGATATCGGCGTTCGTCATCGTCTTCGCGGTCGCTATGGTGCTCGCAATCGGTGGACTCCTCGGCAAGTACGTCAGAGAGAACTAG
- a CDS encoding cupin domain-containing protein, with product MERSSLSDLEPTEAADGVHLTLMAGSESMNVQHFEIEPGAVVEEHSHPNEQTGFIYEGELTFLTEGEEITCGPGDSYAIPGGQPHAAENRSGKTVRGVDIFSPPRENPNWQE from the coding sequence ATGGAACGCAGTTCACTCTCCGACCTCGAACCGACCGAGGCCGCCGACGGCGTCCACCTGACACTGATGGCTGGCAGCGAGTCGATGAACGTCCAGCACTTCGAGATCGAACCCGGTGCAGTCGTCGAGGAGCACAGCCATCCAAACGAACAGACGGGATTCATCTACGAAGGCGAGTTGACCTTCCTGACAGAGGGTGAAGAAATCACCTGCGGACCCGGCGACTCCTACGCGATTCCGGGCGGGCAGCCACACGCGGCCGAGAACCGCAGCGGCAAGACGGTCCGTGGCGTCGACATCTTCAGTCCGCCACGGGAGAATCCGAACTGGCAGGAGTAG
- a CDS encoding DUF5817 domain-containing protein, whose product MYAVVGCSECSHLWILEGRSETTQCPRCGSRRAYEKRKKFVETEDVDHARDVRASMLANRQGEGERFAELESFGTLEDDVADGVIDDEEYLEGSGLDVDELEAAGDRDPRGPTRSGSKKEIVERALEELERPTEDEIVDYADERGVSAEYTRNALEKLTRRGVVSESRGRYRKL is encoded by the coding sequence ATGTACGCCGTCGTCGGCTGTAGCGAGTGTTCGCACCTCTGGATCCTCGAGGGGCGCTCGGAGACGACCCAGTGTCCCCGCTGTGGCTCGCGTCGCGCCTACGAGAAACGCAAGAAGTTCGTCGAGACCGAAGATGTCGACCACGCACGCGACGTTCGCGCTTCGATGCTCGCGAACCGGCAGGGGGAGGGCGAGCGGTTTGCGGAACTGGAGTCCTTCGGAACTCTCGAGGACGACGTCGCCGACGGCGTCATCGACGACGAGGAGTACCTCGAGGGGTCGGGGCTGGACGTCGACGAACTCGAGGCAGCGGGCGACCGCGACCCTCGCGGGCCGACCCGGAGCGGGAGCAAGAAAGAGATCGTCGAACGGGCGCTCGAGGAACTGGAGCGGCCGACAGAGGACGAAATCGTCGACTACGCCGACGAACGCGGCGTTTCGGCGGAGTATACGAGGAACGCCCTCGAGAAACTGACTCGGCGGGGCGTCGTCAGCGAGAGCCGTGGTCGCTATCGGAAGCTATAG
- the hmgA gene encoding hydroxymethylglutaryl-CoA reductase (NADPH) translates to MTTTDPADLADRVADGELRIHELEDHADYDTAAEARRLLVERETGADLEAVADYTFDAEQANNTAIENMVGAAQVPMGVAGPVPVDGSAAEGDYYLPLATTEGALVASINRGLSTIRSVGGATARVTKNGMTRAPVFRVDGVAEASEVVEWVADNVDRLREAAESTTSHGELLDVEPYVVGDSVYLRFAYDTKDAMGMNMATIATGEACELVEAETPADLVALSGNLCSDKKPAAINAVEGRGRSVTADVLIPGDVVEDRLHTTPEAIAEANTRKNLTGSAKAGSLGFNAHAANVVAAAFLATGQDEAQVVEGANAITTMDARENEDGTTDLYASVSLASLEVGTVGGGTKLPTQAEALDILGLRGGGDPAGSNADALAEIIAVGALAGELSLLAALSSRHLASAHEDLGR, encoded by the coding sequence ATGACCACGACCGATCCCGCAGACCTCGCCGACCGCGTCGCGGACGGTGAGCTTCGTATTCACGAACTCGAGGACCACGCCGACTACGACACGGCGGCCGAGGCCCGCCGGCTACTCGTCGAGCGCGAAACTGGGGCGGACCTCGAGGCCGTCGCCGATTACACGTTCGACGCGGAGCAGGCGAACAACACGGCCATCGAGAACATGGTCGGTGCGGCGCAGGTGCCGATGGGCGTCGCCGGCCCCGTTCCCGTCGACGGAAGCGCGGCCGAAGGTGACTACTACCTCCCGCTGGCGACGACCGAGGGCGCGCTGGTGGCGTCGATCAACCGCGGCCTGTCGACCATCCGGTCGGTCGGTGGTGCAACGGCTCGCGTCACGAAAAACGGAATGACTCGTGCGCCGGTGTTCCGTGTCGACGGCGTCGCCGAAGCCTCCGAGGTCGTCGAGTGGGTCGCCGACAACGTCGACCGGCTTCGCGAGGCCGCCGAGTCGACGACGAGCCACGGCGAACTGCTAGACGTCGAACCGTACGTCGTCGGCGACTCCGTCTACCTGCGTTTCGCCTACGACACCAAGGACGCGATGGGGATGAACATGGCCACCATCGCGACCGGTGAGGCCTGCGAACTCGTCGAGGCGGAGACGCCCGCCGACCTCGTCGCGCTCTCGGGCAACCTCTGTTCGGACAAGAAACCCGCCGCGATCAACGCCGTCGAGGGGCGCGGCCGCTCGGTCACGGCGGACGTCCTCATCCCCGGCGACGTCGTCGAGGACCGACTCCACACCACGCCCGAGGCCATCGCCGAGGCCAACACCCGCAAGAACCTGACCGGCAGCGCCAAAGCGGGCAGTCTCGGCTTCAACGCCCACGCCGCGAACGTCGTCGCCGCAGCCTTCCTCGCGACCGGCCAGGACGAAGCCCAGGTCGTCGAGGGCGCGAACGCGATCACGACCATGGACGCTCGAGAGAACGAGGACGGAACGACCGACCTCTACGCCTCCGTCTCGCTCGCCTCGCTCGAGGTCGGCACCGTCGGCGGCGGAACGAAACTCCCGACGCAGGCGGAAGCACTCGACATTCTCGGCCTGCGCGGTGGCGGCGATCCGGCGGGGTCGAACGCCGACGCGCTCGCGGAGATAATCGCCGTCGGCGCGCTCGCCGGCGAACTCTCCTTGCTCGCGGCGCTCTCCTCGCGGCACCTCGCGAGCGCCCACGAAGATCTGGGTCGATAA
- a CDS encoding amidohydrolase — MTDAADLLVTNAEVHTLTQPDETHEALAIRDGEIVRIGDEYEIEFLEGVETDVIDCEGQVVLPGFIDAHTHIENLGRYLVHADLSGAESAEECLDRLAARADEIDPDEWVQGFGYDESEWDDAAYLTREDLDRVSEERPVVALRVDMHAASLNSIALERFAGDLPEDDVRRGPDGDPTGVVVEDAAEIVRKGIAPGYEETHDLVTAGLEYAVERGVTGVHDMVRNSKAPRVYRDLEAEGELPTRVRINYWADHLEAVAEVGLATNAGSDRVQTGAIKSYTDGSIGALTAKLFDPYEGHDENTGEWVVDPDELGEIVDQADDEDFQVTAHAIGDEAIEETISALEDTDDPAGSRHRIEHVELATDEHLERMADAGIVASMQPNFHRWAGEGGLYDQRLGEQRRRRTNRLRRVLDAGVPLAFGSDCMPLDPLLGVHHAVNASAEAQRLSVTEALRAYTYGGAYAGFDEDRLGTLEVGKRGDLVVLEQSPWEGDRIDEIDVALTVVDGEVVFDGRDA; from the coding sequence ATGACCGACGCTGCGGACCTCCTGGTGACGAACGCGGAGGTACACACGCTGACGCAACCCGACGAGACCCACGAGGCCCTCGCGATTCGTGACGGAGAGATCGTCCGGATCGGTGACGAGTACGAGATCGAGTTCCTCGAGGGCGTCGAGACCGACGTGATCGACTGTGAGGGGCAGGTCGTCCTGCCGGGATTCATCGACGCACACACGCACATCGAGAACCTCGGCCGGTACCTGGTCCACGCGGATCTCTCGGGGGCCGAGAGCGCGGAGGAGTGTCTCGATCGCCTCGCTGCCCGCGCCGACGAGATAGATCCCGACGAGTGGGTACAGGGATTCGGCTACGACGAGAGCGAGTGGGACGACGCAGCGTACCTCACACGCGAGGACCTCGACCGGGTCAGCGAGGAGCGACCCGTCGTCGCGCTTCGAGTGGACATGCACGCTGCGTCGCTCAACTCGATCGCCCTCGAGCGGTTCGCAGGTGACCTCCCCGAAGATGACGTGCGACGCGGTCCGGACGGCGACCCGACGGGCGTCGTCGTCGAGGACGCCGCCGAGATCGTCCGCAAGGGGATCGCACCGGGCTACGAGGAGACCCACGACCTCGTCACTGCAGGCCTCGAGTACGCGGTCGAACGAGGCGTCACCGGCGTCCACGACATGGTTCGCAACTCGAAGGCTCCCCGGGTTTACCGGGACCTCGAGGCCGAAGGCGAACTGCCGACGCGCGTGCGAATCAACTACTGGGCGGACCACCTCGAAGCCGTCGCCGAGGTAGGCCTCGCGACGAACGCCGGCAGCGATCGTGTACAGACGGGTGCGATAAAGAGCTACACCGACGGCAGTATCGGCGCGCTGACGGCGAAACTGTTCGACCCCTACGAGGGCCACGACGAGAACACCGGCGAGTGGGTCGTCGACCCCGACGAACTCGGCGAGATCGTCGACCAGGCCGACGACGAAGACTTCCAGGTGACTGCCCACGCTATCGGCGACGAGGCGATCGAGGAGACGATCTCGGCGCTCGAGGACACCGACGATCCTGCAGGATCGCGCCACCGGATCGAACACGTCGAACTCGCGACCGACGAGCACTTAGAGCGCATGGCCGACGCCGGCATCGTCGCCTCGATGCAGCCGAACTTCCACCGCTGGGCCGGCGAGGGCGGTCTCTACGACCAGCGACTCGGCGAGCAGCGGCGTCGGCGGACGAATCGGCTCCGGCGCGTCCTCGACGCGGGCGTCCCGCTCGCGTTCGGTTCGGACTGTATGCCACTCGATCCGCTGCTTGGCGTCCACCACGCGGTTAACGCGTCCGCCGAAGCGCAACGACTCTCGGTAACCGAGGCCCTGCGAGCCTACACGTACGGCGGCGCCTACGCCGGCTTCGACGAGGATCGCCTCGGAACCCTCGAGGTCGGCAAACGCGGAGATCTGGTCGTCCTCGAGCAGTCGCCGTGGGAGGGCGACCGGATCGACGAGATCGACGTGGCACTGACGGTCGTCGACGGCGAGGTCGTCTTCGACGGGCGCGACGCGTAG
- a CDS encoding ABC transporter ATP-binding protein, with translation MSGERLEAAPAVAVEDARRTYHLAEPVHAIDGVSLTLGEGSFTAVMGPSGSGKSTLMNLIGCLDTPDEGEIEVGGRSVRVLSDAERAHLRGTEIGFVFQTFNLMPRLTAAENVTLPMVFHDAVDVDREQRARTLLERVGLGDRLEHVPSELSGGQRQRVAVARALANDPTLVLADEPTGNLDTDTEAEIMELFTELNDEGTTILLVTHERQVAEYADHVVHLLDGRLEDVEHLGERRDVAVPVADADTTRSSTTGGEP, from the coding sequence ATGTCTGGGGAGAGACTCGAGGCGGCACCTGCCGTCGCCGTCGAGGACGCCCGTCGAACCTACCACCTCGCGGAGCCGGTTCACGCGATCGACGGCGTGTCGCTGACGCTCGGGGAAGGGTCGTTCACCGCGGTGATGGGGCCGAGCGGGTCGGGGAAGAGCACGCTGATGAACCTGATCGGCTGTCTCGACACGCCCGACGAAGGAGAGATCGAGGTCGGAGGTCGCTCAGTGAGGGTGCTCTCGGACGCCGAGCGAGCGCACTTGCGGGGGACCGAGATCGGCTTCGTTTTCCAGACGTTCAACCTGATGCCGCGGCTGACCGCCGCCGAGAACGTCACGCTCCCGATGGTGTTTCACGACGCGGTCGACGTGGATCGCGAGCAGCGCGCGCGGACGTTGCTCGAGCGGGTCGGACTCGGGGATCGGCTCGAGCACGTCCCGAGCGAACTGTCGGGCGGCCAGCGCCAGCGGGTCGCCGTCGCGCGGGCGCTCGCGAACGATCCGACGCTCGTGTTGGCCGACGAGCCGACGGGGAACCTCGACACCGACACCGAAGCGGAGATCATGGAACTGTTTACGGAGCTGAACGACGAGGGGACGACGATCCTGCTGGTAACTCACGAACGTCAGGTCGCCGAGTACGCCGATCACGTCGTCCACCTGCTGGATGGGCGGCTCGAGGACGTCGAACATCTGGGGGAGCGCCGTGACGTCGCCGTGCCCGTCGCCGATGCCGATACTACCCGCTCGAGTACCACTGGGGGAGAGCCATGA
- a CDS encoding ABC transporter permease, producing the protein MNVLESLRISWRSITSHKLRSTLTTIGVVIGIAAVITFMVLGSGFSQSIVGDIEADQEPVMTVHTQTEPAEGVGIVPVETPLYTETDVEELESIDGVDYVAPDGSLDVVQMASDDEQVTGIVDAQATTADRFEHEAFLEGEPFDDEDEAVVNDRASQLFEENVSAGDELTLTFEDGETETVTVSGIIEAEMGEQTPPQLFVPVEPHYTTTIETPDGDEERAYPALQVGAENLDAVDPAQEAVTDYLEDESHATELKGDDDEILVQTLEDAIEQFTDIVDQLTLFIGAVAAIALIVGSIGIANIMIVSVTERTRQIGIMKAVGATKRDVMQLFLVESAILGIIGAVVGVAVGLGAGYLGVSLLEWPMAYPVDWIVIAIVVGIGVGVVSGLYPAWRAARVDPIEALRHE; encoded by the coding sequence ATGAACGTCCTCGAGAGCCTCCGTATTAGCTGGCGTTCGATCACGTCCCACAAGCTCCGGTCGACGTTGACGACGATCGGCGTCGTGATCGGCATCGCCGCCGTGATTACCTTCATGGTGCTCGGGTCGGGCTTCTCCCAGAGCATCGTCGGTGACATCGAGGCCGATCAAGAACCGGTCATGACGGTTCACACCCAGACGGAACCCGCGGAAGGAGTCGGAATCGTTCCCGTCGAGACGCCGCTGTACACCGAAACCGACGTCGAAGAACTCGAGTCGATCGACGGCGTCGACTACGTCGCACCCGACGGCTCGCTCGACGTCGTCCAGATGGCGAGCGACGACGAACAGGTGACGGGTATCGTCGACGCACAGGCGACGACTGCCGACCGGTTCGAGCACGAGGCGTTCCTCGAGGGCGAGCCGTTCGACGACGAAGACGAGGCCGTCGTCAACGACCGGGCCAGCCAACTGTTCGAGGAGAACGTCTCTGCCGGCGACGAACTCACGCTGACCTTCGAAGATGGCGAGACGGAAACAGTAACCGTCTCCGGGATCATCGAGGCCGAGATGGGAGAGCAGACGCCACCACAGCTGTTCGTTCCCGTCGAACCCCACTACACGACGACGATAGAGACGCCCGACGGCGACGAGGAACGTGCGTATCCGGCACTGCAGGTGGGTGCCGAGAATCTCGACGCCGTCGATCCGGCTCAGGAAGCAGTCACCGACTACCTCGAGGACGAATCGCACGCAACCGAACTGAAAGGGGACGACGACGAGATCCTGGTCCAGACGCTCGAGGACGCGATCGAGCAGTTCACGGACATCGTCGATCAGTTGACGCTGTTTATCGGTGCCGTCGCTGCGATCGCGCTCATCGTGGGGTCGATCGGCATCGCGAACATCATGATCGTCAGCGTCACCGAACGCACCCGCCAGATCGGTATCATGAAAGCCGTTGGCGCGACGAAACGCGACGTCATGCAACTGTTTCTCGTCGAGTCGGCCATCCTCGGGATCATCGGTGCCGTCGTCGGCGTCGCGGTCGGACTCGGTGCCGGCTATCTCGGCGTGTCGCTGCTCGAGTGGCCGATGGCTTACCCCGTCGACTGGATCGTGATCGCCATCGTCGTCGGGATCGGCGTGGGAGTCGTCTCCGGCCTCTATCCGGCGTGGCGAGCGGCCCGCGTCGACCCGATCGAGGCGTTGCGCCACGAGTAG
- a CDS encoding GIDE domain-containing protein, with amino-acid sequence MPGAIFVLVGVALVAVGCWKLQPAYHVYRGDIDDVVSVERANGPVELEGTATAVDGTISSPLTETECLVYEYEVEEYQSSGNNSSWTTVDEGTDVVPFRLEDDTASVRVEPEGADLALSTEITIGVDGGEPEPKQVREFLETQSDLESENSSIDLGVVEISTGNNRRYHERRLDPGEEVYVFGQSHYDIDARETMRDVGAVIEDGPETPAFVVADSCQYVAARRLAKPGAIWIGGGLLAAIIGLLLL; translated from the coding sequence ATGCCTGGTGCGATATTCGTCCTGGTCGGCGTTGCCCTCGTCGCGGTCGGTTGCTGGAAGCTCCAGCCGGCCTATCACGTATATCGCGGTGACATCGACGACGTCGTGTCGGTCGAGCGAGCCAACGGCCCCGTCGAACTCGAGGGGACGGCGACCGCCGTCGATGGGACGATCTCGTCACCGCTGACCGAGACGGAGTGTCTCGTCTACGAGTACGAGGTCGAGGAGTACCAGTCCAGTGGGAACAATTCCTCGTGGACCACCGTCGACGAAGGGACCGACGTCGTCCCGTTCCGACTCGAGGACGACACTGCGAGCGTCCGCGTCGAACCGGAGGGAGCCGACCTCGCCCTCTCGACGGAGATCACGATCGGTGTCGACGGTGGCGAACCTGAACCGAAGCAGGTCAGGGAGTTTCTCGAGACCCAGTCGGACCTCGAGTCCGAGAACAGTTCGATCGATCTCGGCGTCGTCGAGATTTCGACGGGGAACAACAGGCGCTACCACGAACGCCGGCTCGATCCGGGCGAGGAGGTGTACGTTTTCGGCCAGTCTCACTACGACATCGACGCCAGAGAGACGATGCGCGACGTCGGTGCGGTGATCGAGGACGGTCCCGAGACGCCCGCGTTCGTCGTCGCGGACTCCTGTCAGTACGTCGCCGCCAGGCGACTGGCGAAGCCAGGGGCGATCTGGATCGGCGGCGGCCTGCTCGCGGCGATAATCGGTTTACTCCTGCTATAG
- a CDS encoding DUF2267 domain-containing protein: MATSYSDFVGEVQHRIEAGRQAEGVRTTRAVLATLGERVGEGGATDIASPLPMEIDRHLLEVEHGHTYDFDEFVDRVQMRMNYDDLDLDASYGKPSEVDRSEAVYQSKAVVALLSELVPGGELANVENQLPAEFDELFEFAHAETKPWDEESG, encoded by the coding sequence ATGGCTACGAGCTACAGCGACTTCGTCGGCGAGGTACAGCACCGAATCGAGGCTGGCCGACAGGCCGAAGGCGTCCGAACGACGCGTGCAGTCCTCGCGACGCTCGGCGAACGCGTCGGCGAAGGCGGTGCGACCGACATCGCGAGTCCGCTCCCGATGGAGATCGACCGCCACCTCCTCGAGGTCGAACACGGCCACACGTACGACTTCGACGAGTTCGTCGATCGAGTCCAGATGCGGATGAACTACGACGACCTCGACCTCGATGCTTCCTACGGGAAGCCCTCCGAAGTCGATCGGTCGGAGGCAGTCTACCAGAGCAAGGCCGTCGTCGCGCTCCTGAGCGAACTGGTCCCCGGTGGCGAACTCGCGAACGTCGAGAACCAGCTTCCCGCGGAGTTCGACGAACTGTTCGAGTTCGCCCACGCGGAGACGAAACCCTGGGACGAAGAGTCGGGATGA